CAAAAAACCGTGCTCCTCATCGACGACGACCCGGACATCCTGCACATGTATACGCTCAAATTCTCATTGGAAGAGACCGTTTCCCTGGTAACCGCAAGTACGCCGGAAAAAGGTTTGGCGCTGGCGAAACGGCTGACGCCTGATCTCATTCTGCTTGACCTAATACTGCCCAAGACAAGTGGCCTTCCTCAATTCCTTGATAAGCGAGTGGGATTT
Above is a genomic segment from Candidatus Zixiibacteriota bacterium containing:
- a CDS encoding response regulator; protein product: MNQKTVLLIDDDPDILHMYTLKFSLEETVSLVTASTPEKGLALAKRLTPDLILLDLILPKTSGLPQFLDKRVGF